The Plasmodium chabaudi chabaudi strain AS genome assembly, chromosome: 14 genome contains the following window.
attaaagaaTTTTCGAACATTATAGTACAATTACTCTACCTCAAAATTagttatttttgaaaatgtataaatttgaaaaatgctTAAAGTATAATTATACTAATAAATATCTCATGTTGTGatgtttttttgtatatcatatatatatgcgcGTGTGCAACTATTTTCATAAGTTTAGTAAtataacttattttttctctttaattgcatatatcccacatttatgtattaccattttaattttttttaaatgccACTGTGAACAATATGATaacgaaaataaaagtaaaaaaaataaaaaataataaaaaattaaaaaaataatcgaTATAAAGTGATAATCGTTTAAgaatgataatttaaattaagcatccctttattatttcgttTTTTGTGAGATTACATTGCTAGATAAACAATGTAACTCTTTGTTtccatttcattttttatccatatatgtttcaatatttaaaaggGAAAATAAGAAACAAGGGAATAAAAATGAGCATATGAATGGGTACATATACTGAGTGTGAAAGTACGAACGCACGAATGCTTGAATAAACATTCAACTGTGTAAAATGAAAGGCGGACTGGCAAAGTTCCTCTCTCTTGCAATCCTTActataacatatttattacagCAAACTAAGTGTAAacaaaatacatatattaataatttgagAGTGAAAGATGGGAATagtttgaattttttaaaatcaaaattaaatgCAGAAGAAGCGTCTGGGTacttttcaaaatatgataGAAGTTTATTTTCCCACctcagaaaaaaaaaacacaaaacAGGAACAAactatatgtttttaaaaagctTGCAGccaattaataataaaaaggagGAATTGAATAAAACtgtaaagaaaaatagTAAGCATAGTTTTCGttgtaataattatgatgcAAAAGATATTGTAATATTAGAAGGATTAGAAGCTGTTCGGAAAAGACCTGGAATGTATATAGGAAACACCGATTCAAAAGGTTTGCAccaaatattatttgaaattGTTGATAATGCAGTagatgaatataataatcatgAATGCAATCAAATTAAAGTTATAATACACAATGATGAAAGTGTAACTATTGAGGATAATGGAAGAGGTATACCTTGTGACATCCAtgagaaaacaaaaaaatctGCTCTTGAAACAGTATTAACGGTATTACATTCTGGGGCAAAATTTTTAGATGATGATACAAATATGGTAGTggaagaagaaaaaggaaaacaaaaaaaaacgaaaaaagaCGTGCAAGAAACTGGAAATGCCAATGTAAGTAATAATTCTAAGGGAACTGATACTTCTGTAGACGGAacaaaggaaaataaagataaaaacaaaacaaatgagagtttacaaaaatataaatattcatctGGATTGCATGGTGTGGGTTTATCTGTATCTAATGCGTTAAGCACATTTATGAAAGTAAATGTTTTTagagataataaaatttataacattGAGTTGGAAAAGGGAAAAGTAGtaaaagaattaaatgTGCAAGATTGcccaattaaaaaaagaggaACACAAATACATTATAAACCTgataatacaatttttaaaacaaatataaaacataatagtgaatttataaaaaatagattaCATCAGTTAgcttatttaaatgataagttaactttttatttttatgatgaaagaaattcaaataaaggTAACAATGATAATGTTTCAGAAAATGgtgaaaataattcttACAATAAGCTAGATAATTATgattatgaaataataaaacatgaAGGAGGGTTAGATgaatatatggaaaaattaacaaaaaataaaacaaaccTGTTCAAGGTTAACAACAAAGTTATTAGTATAAGTTgctttcaaaaaaatatacatgttgatttaaaattaaaatgggTAACAAatcaatataatgaaaatatcttaagttttgtaaataatgtaaatacAATAGATGGAGGTACACATGTTGATGCAATGAAATATGCAATAAGTAGAAgcattaattataatgtcaaaaaaaatgaatcgataaaaaattttgtaaatataccAGGTGAATATATAAGAGAAGGTTTAACAGCTATTTTGTccataaaaatgaataaccCGGAATTTGAAGGACAgacaaaaacaaaattaggttcttattatttaaaaccGATATTAGaaagtattatttttgaaaaattatcagAAGTATTTGATTTCGAACCAAACTTAttaaatacaatatatttaaaagcgTTACAGGCAAAAAAAAGTGATGAAGAGGCAAAAGCAGCTCGAGATTTAATAcgatcaaaaaataatcaatatTATTCAACAATATTGCCAGGGAAATTAGTAGATTGTATTTCTGATGATATaagtaaaaatgaaatatttattgtagAAGGAGATAGTGCAGCGGGTAGTGCCAAACAAGCACGAAACAGAGAAATTCAAGCCATATTGCCATTAAAAgggaaaatattaaatgttgaaaaaattaaaaataataaaaaaatattcgaaAATGTTGAATTAAAATCATTAATTACGGCTATTGGGTTAAATGTcaattatgataataacAAAACTGGAAAAtctaatacaaataaacgaaatgataataaagatataaaaaaaaataattttattgataATTCTTTAAGATAtgggaaaataattattatgacTGATGCAGATGTGGATGGGGAACATATTTGTATTCTTCttcttacatttttatataggtTTCAAAAAGAAATCATAGAAAATGGTAATGTATATGTTGCTTGTCCACCTTTATATAAAgttacatataataaattttttgataacaatataaaagacCGTGTAATAAGCAAATTTAATGTTACTACAAAAgcttcaaaatatattatacatacatattcaGATTCCGAACTTAATGAGTTATTAGCTTTATTAGACATGGATAAAGCCCAAacttttgaaaataaaaacaatttgaaaaaaagaaagaaagaaaattttatcaatGGACAAGGAAAACTTAATGCAACTAAtgaagatgaaaataatgcaaaTTTTGATTCACAGAATGACCAAGATACTTCTGAACAGAATCAAACAAATTCCTTTATAAATAACGATATGCCATTTAGctcttcaaaaaaatatgaaatacaACGATTTAAAGGCTTAGGGGAAATGATGGCTGATCAGTTGTGGAGTACCACAATGGATCCTCAAGTTAGAAAATTAATCAGAGTCACAGTAAGTGATGCGATTAAAGCcaataatttgataaattcATTAATGGGTGAAGATTCAAAGTCTCGAAaagattttattataaaaaattcaagtTCGAATTGAATATAGTATGTTTATGTGTATTCCCATGCATGTACATATGCACATGTATGAATGTTTTTCAATcttgtttcatttttttttgtcacaCTTTCTttgagaaaaataaaaagatttTACATTAGGTAATGCAATAAtgattattaatattattgccTTTTTAACCTAATCTCACTTTTTGACTTTTTtgatcatatttttaattttatttttaaaactattttttacttaacTTTTTAATGTCATATTTagcataaaattttaaaccacaatttattttagCTATAATACATGAACaaggaataaaaataatatcatatttatatgtaacaCCAATTGTAcaatgatataataatgatatgtTTCTAGCactattaattatatctaTATCAGTATAGTAGTTGTTACTATCTATTTCTTTCCCTTAATTTTCCTCTTTAcctaaatataatatttcggAAACATTTCCTTTAATACCATTTGACTTACATTTTGttagcattttttaattatatgtgttttatattttgttggACCCATAGCTATTGGATCTACAATTGGAATGAATTTTTCTTTGATATGCCCACTCCTTAATTTCtctaaaatgtttatattataaatttatggtGTATTTAATATTGTGTAACTTTGCCATCGAAGAAAATGTTCGTATTGTtgtcaaaaataaatacttttcatatagcatatatgaaatattgGTTGTGTGCATACAATTATATcgattaaaaatataccaaagtatatatatacttatttatttgggAAATTTATAATCAGCATTATTTAGATATCTTTTTGAgcttataaaatttgacACACTTTTGTAATTGCAGCAAGATAGTGgacataattttaaattggAAAAGAAATACCCATACtcaaaacataaaatatcaaatgatatcgatataaatttatataaaaagaaataattttagcggaaaaaatatccaaaaataattgaGTGCCTAAATATAGCATATATTACATGGTAAccctttatataatatagtgTATAGAAAAAAGGGAATGAGCAAAATGCTATTTTCCAAGGTTGGTAATTaaagagaaaataataaggtgcagacaaattaataataatacaaatttgtcatcatatattcatttactTGAGTAAAATCAGGTTAGTTCTAATGAGCGAGTGATAAAAAACTATAGCACACTATAAAAAAGGAGAAAATACCGAAAAAaagtggaaaaaaaatatattttatttttaaatataaaaatatttaattctatataaatattttccaaaCTAATGAGTAGTTTagtatatgaaaattttagtAGAACATACAAAAAACaagtattatttattttatagaaCTGAAGGGGAAAACCgagtatataataaataaaaaatatatacccccaaaaaaatagttagAGAAAAATCACTCTCCTAATCGAAACATAAGTTTTGCTTAcgatttatatgaatatttaatttaaattaaatatacaatgTGAAAGATTGGAAAGCATTCccttatattaatatttttttattaatttaagaCGAATGGGctcacaaaaaatatatattattatatgcatgcgGGTAGgcacatataaatatatacatatattttacataatattttttatatacgtATATGGGTACCCTCAAActgtgtaaaaaaaaaaaaaaaataacaaaataaaattaaaaaaaaatgataattgaattatactattaaattcattaattttttaagtgataaagaaaatttattatatgcaaaGAGAAAAGGCATATATTTAgttaattatttgaaaaaacaatatggAATATGAGtttataaaacattattaGTAGAAATTACAAAGTATTTACAGAATTTGAgagataatataataatgcataaatatacatttttttagaatAAAACAAACACAGAATtgtttcatattttaatttaattttatttatttgatctTGTTGTGTTCGTATATTGaatgcatttttataactgTTTAATTTATACCCTACTggtatgtatattttttttaagaaatattattgcGTTAAAtagcaaatatatatgtacataattGTGTGGAGTAAATATCCCTCACATTTTGATATAAGCACAATgtgttttaataatattttgtagtTACAGAGATTTGTGTCcccatacatttttaatatttcggCACAacaaatcatatatatatgtttatgttTGTATAAGCACAAGGATTGCTATATACAACAccaaagtatatatatatatatatatatacgtaTACAGTATATTAGATATAtagttataatatatgcatttcatgcgtatatatattaaattgtaattttctcatgtaaaaaaagtcggataaaataatagcCATATGTATAACtattacaaaaattttgcaagtaaaattatgaattcTAATCAATATGCAAATGGCAACTATGCATCTTCCGAATCAGACAAACATGGCGATGAAGTTGATTCTGCATTACTGCCAAATGGagatagaaaatatatgaacaagAACAAGAATAACCAATATAATATTGACAATGGGTATTATGGatattatgataaattttttggTAAACGaggaaacaaaaaatggaattattgcatcatattttttctagGCGTATGCCTAGGATTCGCTATATggccattttttatgacaatcattacatataaattagtttataaagataattataataatcataattttccaACAAATGATAGTTCGAATTCTTTAAaaccatatataaatgataaaaataacaggAATGATAATCCTAATAATAGAACACCACCAAATGATCAAAGCCCAAAAAAACCATCTCCACATTTTAAACCTGTAAGATTTGATGAAATTGCAGGAATAGATGAATCAAAAATAGAACTTTTAGAAGTCGttgattttataaaaaatagagaACGTTATCAAGAAATGGGTGCAAGAATGCCTAAGGGTGTATTATTAGTTGGACCTCCAGGATCTGGTAAAACTATGCTAGCTCGAGCAGTAGCTACAGAAGCTAATGtcccatatatatatacatctGGGCCTGAatttatagaaatatatgtagGTCAAGGAGCAAAAAGAATCAGGCAATTATTTTCCCATGCTCGATCAGTTGCACCATCAATTGTTTTTATCGATGAAATTGATGCAATCGGAGGGAAACGAAGT
Protein-coding sequences here:
- a CDS encoding DNA gyrase subunit B, putative, yielding MKGGLAKFLSLAILTITYLLQQTKCKQNTYINNLRVKDGNSLNFLKSKLNAEEASGYFSKYDRSLFSHLRKKKHKTGTNYMFLKSLQPINNKKEELNKTVKKNSKHSFRCNNYDAKDIVILEGLEAVRKRPGMYIGNTDSKGLHQILFEIVDNAVDEYNNHECNQIKVIIHNDESVTIEDNGRGIPCDIHEKTKKSALETVLTVLHSGAKFLDDDTNMVVEEEKGKQKKTKKDVQETGNANVSNNSKGTDTSVDGTKENKDKNKTNESLQKYKYSSGLHGVGLSVSNALSTFMKVNVFRDNKIYNIELEKGKVVKELNVQDCPIKKRGTQIHYKPDNTIFKTNIKHNSEFIKNRLHQLAYLNDKLTFYFYDERNSNKGNNDNVSENGENNSYNKLDNYDYEIIKHEGGLDEYMEKLTKNKTNLFKVNNKVISISCFQKNIHVDLKLKWVTNQYNENILSFVNNVNTIDGGTHVDAMKYAISRSINYNVKKNESIKNFVNIPGEYIREGLTAILSIKMNNPEFEGQTKTKLGSYYLKPILESIIFEKLSEVFDFEPNLLNTIYLKALQAKKSDEEAKAARDLIRSKNNQYYSTILPGKLVDCISDDISKNEIFIVEGDSAAGSAKQARNREIQAILPLKGKILNVEKIKNNKKIFENVELKSLITAIGLNVNYDNNKTGKSNTNKRNDNKDIKKNNFIDNSLRYGKIIIMTDADVDGEHICILLLTFLYRFQKEIIENGNVYVACPPLYKVTYNKFFDNNIKDRVISKFNVTTKASKYIIHTYSDSELNELLALLDMDKAQTFENKNNLKKRKKENFINGQGKLNATNEDENNANFDSQNDQDTSEQNQTNSFINNDMPFSSSKKYEIQRFKGLGEMMADQLWSTTMDPQVRKLIRVTVSDAIKANNLINSLMGEDSKSRKDFIIKNSSSN